Sequence from the Exiguobacterium aurantiacum genome:
CGAGCAGTCTTACCGCGCCGTCGTTCCGATGTGTCAACATATCACACCTCGAGAACTGGCGGACCGGATCGATGGATTCGATGCCGTCGTCATCGCCTATGAGGAAGAAGCGAAGCAAGGGGAGCAAGCAGCGTTTGCGACCGTATTGCAAGCACTTCAACCTGGGGCGAAACTACTGCTCATCGTCGGGCCAGAAGGTGGCTTTGACGAAAGTGAAGTGAACGAGTGGACGGTCCGTGGGGCCACGCCTTGTGCGTTCGGACCACGCATCTTGCGTTCGGAGACGGCGCCGCTTTATGCGCTCGCAGCTGTCTCATATGCACTCGAATTGAATTGATACGTCAAACGGCTCTCGCGTATGCGGGAGCCGTTATTTTTATCAAGAAAAAAACAGGCTCGCGATTTGGACTCGAGCCTGTCGAATTCATTATTTGACGAGTGTGATCGTCTTCGTTGTCACGTTACCGGCGAGGTCGGTCGCCTCGAACGTGAACGTGTTCTCACCTGATGTCACAGGAAGCGTGACCGTCTGTGTTTTCGTGAATGAACGCATCTCATACGGGGCTTTCAGCGCTTGGCTGAATTTCAAGTCACCGTTGACGACGAGTTTCACTTCATCGAAGTTGTCTTTCACAGTCACACTGACATCGACCGACGTTTGTTTTTTACTAATCTTCTTCGGCAGTTTTCCGAGTTCAATCACGGCTGGTGTCGTGTCCACGAAAATCGCGCGTTGGAAGTTGGCCACGTTGCCGGCCGCATCTTCGGCGACGAACCGTAATTTATGGACACCGTCCGCGAACGTCCGGGTCGTATTGAAGACGTGTTCTTTCTTCGCATCGTCCCATGTGAGCGGCACGTCAACACCGTCGACTTGGAACGACTGGATTGCCGATGCATCTTGAATCGTTCCTGCGACCGGGACGACCGCTGTCGCATATGGTGTCAAAGCGAGCGGGGCGTTCACGAACACGCCTGGCTTATCCGCGTCTGTCGAGTAAGCGACCGTCTTCGTCGTGCTGTTGCCGGCGTGGTCGACGACGCGAACGCTGACTTGATCAGCCTCACTGACGCCTGTGAACGTGTAGGCCTTGCCGTCCGCTTGCTTGGCGACGGATTTCCCGTTCAAGAAGTACTCGACCGAATGGACTCCAGAGAATTCATCTTTCGCTTGGACGGCCAAGCTGTCTCCTTGCCATTTCGTCGTGAACGTTGGATCCGTGTAATCGACTTTGACCGGGAAGCGGAGCGTCTGGGCTTGTTTCTTCATGTAATCGATACTTCCTTCGATTTCATAGAAGTACTTGCCGGCCGGGGCTGGTTTGCCGTTTAACTGGCCATCCCATGTATAAGCGGCCGAATAGTAATAAGGTGTGTTGGCACCGCCATCAAAGTAGTTCTTGCGAAGCGCTTCGTCTTGGAATAACGTCCGAACGACATTACCTGCCTCGTCGACGATGCGATACTTGACGTCCTTGGCGTTACGAAGCAACGAGAACACCGGTACGGCAACATCTTTTGAGCCATCTTTGTCCGGTGAGAAGGCGATCGCGTCGGCAGAGACCGATTGGTCGAGGTTCGAACCGAGATAGTTCCCTGTTTGATCGACCATACCTGACACTTCATAGAACGAGCCGTCTTCATAGATCGAGGCATCGAAGATTGGCGCCTTGCCCCAGTCTCCTTCGAAACCGACGAACGGTACGACGAGTGACGGGTTGCCCTCAGGACCGTTGACGTCCGTCAAGCGAACGAATCCATCGACGAAGTAACCGTTCTCGAAGACATCTTTCGCCGGTACGAGACCGTCAAGCGTTTTCGGATTGAGCACTTGCGCTTTCGAGACGTCGAGTACGACTTTGAGCTCTACTTTCGCGTTCGGTTTTACTTTGACCGTGCTGACTTTCTTACCGTTGACCGTCACTTTTGTATTCTCGAGCGCTTGTGCTTCCATCGCGTTCTGAACGAGTCCGGCCGTCTTTTCAATGGCGAGATCGGTTTGGAGTGAAGAAGACACGTTATACGATACGGCCTTGTCCGACAAGTTCTCGACGACAAGCGTGAACGTCGCCTTGCTGCGGTTCAATTCTTTGAGCGCGACTTTGGCTTCTTTCGTCTTCTTCTCGTACGCGATCGCCGGTGTCGAGACGGCAGCATGCAATTGCATGAGACCGGCTCCACCACGACGCGGCGTATACGGAAGGTTCTGTTTCAACTGTTTGTTGAGCGGTCCGATATCCGTGACCGCTTTCGACGTGTTGATGAGCAAGTTCTTCGCCATCGTGACACGTGGCGTGCCCGTCAAGTTGAAGTCACGGTCGACACGATCGAGCACGAGGGCGGCTCCACCGGCAACGTGAGGCGCGGCCATCGAGGTACCGCTCATCAAGCCGTATTGGTTATCATTCAACGTCGAGAAGATTTGACCGCCTGGTGCCGAGATCTCCGGCTTGAAGTCAAGGTTTGGCGTCATGCCCCACGACGTGAAGTTCGAGAGTTGACCAGCCGCGCCGTTGACGACGCTGAGGCGATCGCCGGCAAAACCGATTGTCATCTGTTCACCAGCGAGGAGACGTTGTTGCAACGTGTTCCCGTCTTTGATACTGAGCGAGGCCATCGGGATTTTCGGGTTCGAGAGCGCCATGCTCACATAATCGCCGTGACCGACGGCTCCACGGACGATGACGCCAGCTGCGCCGTTCGCTTCGGCTGTCTGTTGAATGTTTGAATAGAAGTAGCTGCCGTCGCGGACCGCGAGGACGATTTTTCCTTTGACGTCTTTTCCGACGTATTGGCTCGGTTGGCCGTCGCCGACGTAGACGAGGTCGTAGTCACCTTGGGTGAAGGCGGGACCGTCTTGTTTTTTCCAACCGATCTTATCGGTAGCGTCACCTGACTTGATCGAGAACGCATCCAATTGGATTTGATCGTTCTCAAGTGAAGCGACCGATGTCGATGCCGAGCTGACACTCGGAGCCCCGACGACGCCCGTGTCCGGGTTGTTGGCGTACGGGAGGTCGTAGCCGTTCCCAAAATAGGCCGAGTTCCCTGCTGAGATGGACATGAACACACCGTTATCGACGGCGCGTTGCACGGCTTGTTGTTCCGGTGAGTCAGCATCGACGAAACCGGCCGTTGAACCGAGGCTCATGTTGATGACGTCCGCACCAAGCTTGATGGCGTCATCGATCGCTTTGATGTAAATATCGCCATATGTCGAAGCGTAGTTCGGATCGTTACTGAATACTTTGAGCCCGAGCACTTGGGCCTCAGGTGCGACCCCTTTCAAGCCACCGGCCGCTTCATCCCCATTGGCGGCGACCGTACCGGAGACGTGCATCCCGTGCATCGAGGCGCCAGGTGAATCGTCACGGATGTCATCGTTCTCATCGTAATAGTTATAGGCGTATGGGACTTTCTCGTTTATGTAAGCACCAGGCATGCCGAACGTGCTGACGGCCGTCTCGACTTCTGTTTGAGACAACTCGGCTTTTGAGTCATCCGTGAGACGGAAATCGCGGTGGTCGGCATCGACGCCTGTATCGATGACAGCGACGATTGTGCCCTCACCCGTGAACCCGTAATCGCCCCATGTCTGCTGTGATTGGACCATGCCATTGCTCGTGACCATGTCCGGTTTGACTTCTGGACGTTCGTACTCGTTGACGACGTGGACGTTTGCGACTTCAGGCAACGCCTCGACCTTCTTGACGTCGGTTGCCGTCAGCATCGTACTGAAACCGTTGAAGACGGTCGTGAACTCTTCGAGTGTCACGGCTTTGACGCCTTTTTTCGAGATAGCGGCTTTCGCTTTCTTCTGTTCGGCTTTGACGAGCTTTTGGGCACCGTCTTTCTCCGTTTTCGTCAACTCGTTAAATTTCTTACCTTTTTTCTTCGCTTGCTCGATTGCCGGGGCACCGACGAGTTCGACGACGACACGTAACTTCTCATGCTTATCGGTCGTGCTCACACTTTGTTTGACGCTTGGTTTGGCTAGAACGGGTTCAGCACCGAGGCCGAGTAGGCCAGGGGTCAACGCGAGGCATGTCGCGAGGGAGACGTTCAAATAAAATTTTGGTTGTGGCAATTTGGTATCCTCCAATCGTTTTTTGAAAAAATAAATCCATTTGTGGAAAATGATAGCGGATTATAATGTGGAAATCTGCCTGTTTTTTAAACGATAGGGTAATGAATTTGAACAAATTAAAAGATTCTGACAATTACTTTGGACCTATGTGCTCATATTGGCACATAGGTCTTTTTTCAGTTTTGAGCTCCAAGTCTCAAAAAATGAAGCTTTTAACATGAAACGGACAAAATACTTGAGATTTCAGATAGAAGTTGATACGGTCTGAAGTAGATAAATCATATAAAACTTATCGATATAGTCTGAATAAAGATGATGAGGTGACAGCATGGGATTACAATTCATGGACATTTTTAAAGAATGGGCGTCAGAATACGACGCGACCGTGACCGGACATGACGAACAATATCGTGAAGTGTTCGCCGGATACGAGACGATGCTCGGTGAGGTCGTCGACCAATTAGAAGGTCGGGTCATGGAGTTCGGCAGCGGGACAGGGAACTTGAGCGCAAAAATCTTGGAGCGCCACGAATTGATTTCGGTGGAGCCCTCTCCAGAAATGCGCGCCGTCGCGGCCGAGAAGTTACAACTCGATATCGTCGACGGTGACTTCCTTAACTATCCGACGGATCAACAGGTCGATACGATCGTGTCGTCCTATGCGTTCCATCATTTGACGGATGACGAGAAACGGACGGCGATTCGAAGTTATGTCGATCATCTCGACGCTCCCCGTTTCGTCTTGCTCGATACGATGTTCGCCTCGCAATCGGCGAAACGGGACATCTTGGACTGGGCCGAAGCGAACGGCTATACCGATTTACTCGAGGATTTGAATCGAGAGTATTACCCGTATACGCAAACAATTCAAGCGATGCTCGAAGCAAATGGCTACACGGTTAGCCTGACGCAAAAGAATAAATTCGTCTGGCTCGTCGTGGCCACGAAACAAACAGGAGGAACTCAATCATGAAAAGTTATAAAGTCGAAAGCTTTAATTTAGACCATACAAAAGTACAAGCCCCATACGTCCGTCTAGCCGGAGTGAAGAAAGGGACGGCCGATACGATTTATAAATATGACATTCGCTTCATTCAACCGAACGAGGGTCTCATGCCGATGCGGGCCGTCCATTCGCTCGAGCACTTGATTGCAGAAAACAGCCGCAGCCACTCGAACCAAATCATCGACGTATCACCGATGGGTTGCCAGACAGGCTTCTATTGGACGATGTTGAATGATGGGGATTACGAAGCGATGCTCGACCTTGTCGAAGCGACACTCCGCGACGCAGCAAATGCGACGGAGTTACCGGCACAAAACCCGATTCAATGCGGAAGCGCGAACCATCACGATTTCGAGGGCGCGAAGAAGCTCGCGGCCGATATGCTCGCTAAGCGTGACGAGTGGCACATCATCTTCAAGGACGAAGCATAAAATGATTGTCCAAAGCGTCTATGAATTGATTGGGGAGACGCCTCTACTCGAATTGCGGACGTTGCCGGTGCCGCCGGGTGTGAAAGTATACGGTAAGCTCGAGATGATGAATCCGGGCGGAAGCGTCAAGGACCGGCTCGGTCTACAATTGATTGAACGGGCGCTTGAACGTGGACAACTTGAACGCGGGGGAACGGTCGTCGAACCGACGGCCGGGAACACCGGAATCGGGCTCGCGCTCGCCTGTCAACGTCACGGCATCCAGTTGATGACCGTCACTCCGGAGAAGTTCAGTCAAGAGAAGCAGGCGTTGATGGCACTACTCGGGGCGACCGTCGTCAACACGCCGACGGAGCTCGGGATGAAAGGCGCTATCGCGCGGGCGAAAGAGCTCGCCGTCGAACATGGCGCCTATGTGCCGGAACAGTTCTCGAATCCGGACAATCCGGACGCGTACGTCGATACGCTCGCCCTTGAACTTCAGGCCGACCTCCCGAACATCGATGTGTTTGTCGCCGGGGCCGGATCCGGCGGTACGTTCACAGGTGTCGCGAGCAAATTGCGACCGAACGGGACGAAGACGATCGTCGTCGAGCCGGAAGGGTCGATTTTAAATGGCGGAGAACCAGGTCCGCACAAGACAGAAGGCATCGGCGTCGAGTCATGGCCGGCGTTCTTACCGCGCGACCTCGTCGATGGGATTTATACGATCACAGACGAAGAGGCGTTCTATTATGTCGCCCATCTGGCCAAGCAAGAAGGATTGCTCGTCGGAAGTTCATCCGGCGCGGCCATCGCGGCTTGCGTGCAAGAAGCGGCTCAGATGACGGAAGGGGTCATCGTGACGATCTTACCGGACAGCGTTGAACGTTATTTAAGTCAAGGAATAGTCAAGGAGGCAGAATATGCGTACAAAAACAGCACTCATTCACGGCGGTAAAACGACGGACCCGTTGACGGGAGCCGTCACACCACCGATTTATCAGACGAGCACGTATAAGCAGGATGGCATTGGCAATCTTCGCGAAGGGTATGAATATTCGCGTACGGCCAACCCGACACGGACGGCGCTCGAGACGCTCATCGCCGATATCGAGGGTGGTGCCAATGGATTCGCATTCGGTTCTGGGATGGCAGCCATCTCGACGATTTTAATGTTAATGAAATCAGGGGACCACGTCATCGTCGGTTCTGATGTATATGGGGGAACGTACCGTGTATTCAATCGAGTATTTCAATCACTTGGCTTGGAGGCATCTTTTGTCGATACGGCCGATACGCAAGCGGTCCGGGAAGCACTTCAACCGAACACGAAAATGATTTACGTCGAGACACCGACGAACCCGTTGTTGAACGTGACCGACATGCGCCTTATCCGCGCCATTGCCGACGAAGCGGACGTCCTGTTCGTCGTCGATAACACGTTCATGACACCGTATTTCCAAAACCCAATCGAACTCGGGGCGGACTACGTGCTTCATAGTGCCACGAAATATTTGGGCGGCCATAGCGACGTCGTCGCCGGTCTCGTCGTCGCCCGCACGGAAGAGCTTGGGGAGCGCTTGGCGTTCTTGCAAAACTCAGTCGGCGCGGTGCTTGGACCGCAAGACAGCTTCCTTGTCGTCCGCGGTATCAAGACGCTCGCAGTCCGCATGGAAGAGATTGAAGCGAATGCGCTCGCTCTTGTCGATTACTTGACGAAGCACGAGGCGGTGAGCCGTGTCCTGCATCCGAGCGTCGGTAGCGAAGAAGCGAAGCGGGTTCACTTGTCACAGGCACGCGGCTTCGGTGGCATGATTGCCTTCGACGTCGGTTCAGCCGAGGCGGCCGAACTCGTCGTCGCGAAGACGAAGTACTTCACCCTCGCCGAGAGTCTCGGCGCAGTCGAGAGCTTGATTAGTGTCCCGGCCCGGATGACCCATGCGTCAATTCCAGCGGAGCGCCGTCTCGAGCTCGGGATTACGGACGGGCTCGTCCGCATCTCGGTCGGCCTCGAAGATGTACAAGATTTGATTGAAGATTTGGAGCAGGCGCTCGCGGCCGTGGCGACGATTCCGAACTAAGCTGCATAGTGATTCGAGGTGTGCTCGCGAGCGCACCTCTTTTGTCGTGTTCAGGATGAAAGAATTCGCTTGAATGTCCGAATCGCATCGACTACACTGACGATAATTGATTACGAGAGCGGGTGAACAGAGTGAACAAAGGCGTCATGCCGACGGTCGGGGCCTACGTCATGTGGGGCGTCCTACCGATTTATTGGAAGTTTTTGCAGGAAATACCGAGCGGTCAAATCTTGGCCCATCGCATCGTCTGGTCGTTCCTCTTCATCTTACTCGTCTTGAAATGGACGAAACAGTGGACCGAGTTCAACTATGCGCTCCGACACCGGGCGACACGGAACGCCTTCATGTTGAACGGATTTATCGTCAGTGCCAACTGGTTCGTGTACATATGGGCGGTCAATCACGGCTATATCATCGAAGCGTCACTCGGCTATTACATCAATCCGCTCGTCAGCATGGTGTTAGGCGTGCTTGTTTTTCGGGAATCATTAAATCGAGTGCAGTGGCTGGCGGTGACCGTGGCGGCGATCGGTGTGCTCGTCTTGACGTTTGGGTACGGGTCGTTCCCGTGGATCGCGTTCATCCTGGCCAGTACGTTCGGGTTTTATGGGATGGTAAAGAAACGCCGTCCACTTGCCTCGACGGTCAGCCTCGGTATCGAGACGCTCGCGGTCGTGCCGGTCGCCATCATTTTCTTGGGCTGGCAGACGTCACAGGGCGGATTGACGATGACGACTGAACCGGTCATTTGGGTTGCCTTGGTCGGGACAGGCGTGATGACGGCTTTGCCGCTACTTTTGTTCGGGTACGGGGCGCAACATATCCCGTTCACGCTCGTCGGGTTTCTTCAATTCATCGCACCGACGCTCAGTCTCGCGATCGGGGTCATCCTCTATAATGAACCGTTCACGGGCTATCACATTTTTGCGTTCACGTGTATATGGATTGCCATTTTCTTCTTTAGTTGGAACAGTTGGGTGCAGACGCGAAAACGTCGTCAACTCGTCTAAATTGAAAGCTGTTACATTTCAAGAAAACATGATAATATGTTAGATGTCAGACCTATATGTCAGACCGATACATCAGAGGAGGAATTTTACGATGGAATTAGCACGTTATATCGACCACACAGCCTTGAAGGCAGAGACAACGAAAGATCAAGTGACAAAACTTTGTGCCGAGGCGCTCGAATATAAATTCGCAAGCGTCTGTGTCAACCCGACATGGGTGAAGTACGCGGCGGAACAACTCAAATCAGATGACGACGTCAAAGTATGTACGGTCATCGGTTTCCCACTCGGAGCCAACACGCCAGAAGTGAAAGCGTTCGAAACAAAAGACGCGATCGCGAACGGCGCAGGCGAAATTGATATGGTCATCAACATCGGTGCCATGAAAGACGGCGACTTCGACCTCGTCGAACGCGATATCCGTGCTGTCGTCGAAGCCGCAAACGGGACACTCGTCAAAGTCATCTTCGAGACGTGCCTCCTTACGAAAGAAGAAATCAAAAAAGCGGCTGAGCTTTCAGTCAAAGCAGGCGCAGACTTCGTGAAAACGTCGACTGGCTTCTCGACAGGCGGCGCGACAGTTGAAGACATCCGCCTCATGCGTGAGACGGTCGGACCAGATCTCGGCGTTAAAGCTTCAGGTGGCGTCCGTGATTTCGAAGGCGCACAAGCGATGATCGATGCCGGCGCGACGCGCATCGGCGCATCGGCTGGAATCGCCATCGTCACTGGCGGACGTTCAGACAGCGACTATTAATAACTAGTAGTTGACCGCACGACTTACTTTCACTATAATATGTTATGACGTGTGAAACACGTTTCCTTAGTCGTGTAATTCGGAGGGAGGGAAAACTAGTGGAAACTCGTGTCCGTAAAAACGAATCGCTTGAAGACGCTCTTCGTCGTTTCAAACGCGGTGTTTCGAAAGATGGCACTCTTGCCGAAGTTCGCAAACGTCGTCACTACGAAAAGCCAAGCGTAAAACGTAAATTGAAATCAGAAGCTGCGCGTAAGCGTAAGAAATTCTAATTTCAGTTTCATTTGTAGAGAGGGTGTTAGCTCATGAGTCTTCAAGAACGCTTGACGGACGACATGAAGCAAGCCATGCGCGCGAAACAGAAAGATCGTCTCACGACGATCCGGATGGTCAAAGCGTCGCTCCAAAATGAGGCCATCAAATTTGGTCGACAAGATCTAACTGAGGAAGAGGAACTCACGGTGCTCAACCGAGAGATGAAACAGCGCAGAGACTCCCTCCGAGAATTCGAAAGCGCTGGTCGTGAAGACCTTGCTTCTAAAGTAGCTGACGAGATTGTCGTACTAGAGGCCTATATGCCTGAACAACTTTCTGAAGATGAAGTCACGGCGATCGTAAAAGCAGCTATTGCTCAAACGAATGCTACAGGCCCGTCGGATATGGGTAAGGTGATGGGCGTCGTCATGCCTCAAGTTAAAGGCAAGGCAGACGGTGGTCTTGTGAACCGCATTGTCAAACAACAATTGACGAATTAATGAGAGAGACAGGGATTTTTGGGTCAAACCAAAAGTTTCTGTCTTTTTTGCGTATTCTGAAACCAAAACCGAACTTGTTTCGTATACACTAGAGATAAGAGGTAGCTTTGTAACTCGGAAGGGGGTAGCAATACGATGACATTTGGTCTCGGAGTGATTCTGACGGTGTTTTTTGTCGGAATCGTCCTTCTAGGAATTGAAGTGTTCGTTGCCGGTTTTGGATTGTTCGGCGTGCTTGGGATTGGGGCGGTCGTCGCCAGTTTGATTATGGCGGGTGCAACCATCGGACAACTGTGGTTGTCACTCGGGTTAGCCACGGCCATCGTCGCTGGACTCGGTTTTTGGGCATATCGTCGCCTGCAGTCCAATCGTTCGCTCATGTATAAAGGGTTGATTTTGACCGATTCGACGTCATCAGATAAAGGGTATCTGTCCCACGATGACCGCAAACAGTTGCTCGGAAAAGTCGGGGTCACGTTGACGCCGCTTCGCCCGGCAGGTACCGCTGAGATTGACGGAGAACGGATTGATGTCGTGACTGAAGGTAGCTATCTCGATTCGCAAACTAAAATTCAGGTATATAAAGTCGATTCAGGACGCGTCGTCGTCCGTAGCTTTATAGAGCCGAAGGAGGATGTAACAGAATGACACCAGAATTATTGACCACTTTACTCATCTCAGGTGGAGGATTGATTGCGCTCGCCGTATTCTTCACGTTCGTACCGGTCGGGCTGTGGATCAGCTCGTTCGCGGCTGGCGTTCACGTCTCGATCTTCACATTGGTCGGGATGCGGCTCCGTCGCGTCGTGCCATCGAAAATTGTCAACCCGCTTATCAAAGCGGTCAAAGCCGGCATCGGTTTGAACACGAACCAGCTTGAGAGTCACTTCTTGGCCGGTGGTAACGTCGACCGTGTCGTCAACGCCTTGATTGCGGCCCACCGTGCCAATATCGAATTATCGTTCGAACGTGCCGCGGCAATCGACCTTGCCGGCCGTAACGTGTTAGAGGCGGTTCAAATGTCTGTCAACCCGAAAGTCATTGAAACACCGTTCATCGCCGGTGTGGCTATGGACGGGATTGAAGTGAAGGCGAAAGCTCGAATCACGGTCCGTGCCAACATCGACCGTCTTGTCGGTGGTGCCGGGGAAGAGACGATTATCGCCCGTGTCGGTGAAGGGGTCGTCTCGACGATTGGTTCACAGCACAACCATAAGCACGTCTTGGAGAACCCAGATATGATTTCACGTACCGTATTGACGAAAGGTCTTGATTCAGGGACCGCGTTTGAAATCCTATCGATCGATATCGCTGACATTGATATCGGTAAAAACATTGGGGCGGTCCTCCAGACCGACCAAGCCGAAGCAGATAAGAAAATCGCGCAAGCGAAAGCAGAAGAACGCCGCGCGATGGCAATTGCCCGTGAGCAAGAGATGAAATCGTCGGTCGAAGAGATGCGCGCCAAAGTCGTCGCGGCCGAGGCGGAAGTCCCGCTCGCGATGGCAGACGCCCTTCGTCACGGCAAACTCGGTGTCATGGACTACGTCAACTACTTGAACGTCCAAGCTGATACGGAAATGCGCAAAGCCATCGGTCACCCTGTCGAATCTGACAAAGAGTGACCGGAATGGATGGACTCTGGGTACTACTCCTAGCCGCCTTCGGGATCGCCTCGGCGGTCATGAAGCGGATGGAGAAATCATCATCTACTGGAGAACGGCCGCCTAGCACTGATTTGAAGCGGTATCTCGATACGGTCGGTGACATGATGAAAGAAGTTGAGGCGACGTTTGACGAGCCGCGCAACAATCAAGATAAACCGGCTCCTCAGAAACTGCGCCGCCGTGTCGCCGCACCGGTCGAAACGACAGACCGACATGCACCACGTCGACAGGAAGAACTGCCGCACGTGAGTGCCCAGTTCGAACAGACCGTCAAGATTCCACCGATTACCGAGGTGACCGAGTCACGGCCACAACCACGCATGTCGACGAATCAAGTTCGGCAAGCGATTGTATGGAGTGAAATTTTGCAACCGCCGGTGTCGAAACGCCGTCGGTGAACAAGAGGCAGTGACTCCGTGTCACTGCTTCTTTTTGTTGGAAGAATGGACGGTCTTTCTTTCACGAACGGCTTGATAGTGCTAAAGTAAAGAAGGAACAATCTACTGATGGGGAGGAGAAACAACCATTGATTATGACTGATAAAATTCCGTTCGTCATGGAACATGCGAACGAAGCGCAGGCGCTCCTCGGACCGAAGGACGAGGTATTTCAAGCCATCGAAGCAGAACTCGCGGTCGCACTCACTCCTCGTGGAGAAGAATTGATCATTCAGGCCGATACGGCCGATACGCTCGAATTGACGAAGGCCGTCATCAAGACGTTGCAACAACTCGTTAAAAAAGGGGCTCGCTTAAATGAGAGCGATGCCATCAGTGTGATTCAACACATCAAAGTCGGCAAAGGTGACGAATTGCTCGAACATTATGAACGGGTCGTTTTCACGACGAACAAAGGGAAGCCGATTCGGGCGAAGACGGTCGGGCAGAGCCGATACGTCCGGGCCATCGAAAAACGTGACCTCGTGTTCGGAATCGGACCGGCGGGGACCGGGAAGACGTATTTGGCCGTCGTCTTGGCAGCGCGTGCGCTGAAAGAAGGGCAAGTCAAACGCATCATCCTGACACGTCCGGCAGTCGAGGCGGGTGAGAATTTAGGCTTCTTGCCAGGGGACTTGAAAGAGAAGGTCGACCCGTACTTACGCCCGTTATACGAT
This genomic interval carries:
- the deoC gene encoding deoxyribose-phosphate aldolase encodes the protein MELARYIDHTALKAETTKDQVTKLCAEALEYKFASVCVNPTWVKYAAEQLKSDDDVKVCTVIGFPLGANTPEVKAFETKDAIANGAGEIDMVINIGAMKDGDFDLVERDIRAVVEAANGTLVKVIFETCLLTKEEIKKAAELSVKAGADFVKTSTGFSTGGATVEDIRLMRETVGPDLGVKASGGVRDFEGAQAMIDAGATRIGASAGIAIVTGGRSDSDY
- the rpsU gene encoding 30S ribosomal protein S21, coding for MRREGKLVETRVRKNESLEDALRRFKRGVSKDGTLAEVRKRRHYEKPSVKRKLKSEAARKRKKF
- a CDS encoding GatB/YqeY domain-containing protein, producing MSLQERLTDDMKQAMRAKQKDRLTTIRMVKASLQNEAIKFGRQDLTEEEELTVLNREMKQRRDSLREFESAGREDLASKVADEIVVLEAYMPEQLSEDEVTAIVKAAIAQTNATGPSDMGKVMGVVMPQVKGKADGGLVNRIVKQQLTN
- a CDS encoding NfeD family protein translates to MTFGLGVILTVFFVGIVLLGIEVFVAGFGLFGVLGIGAVVASLIMAGATIGQLWLSLGLATAIVAGLGFWAYRRLQSNRSLMYKGLILTDSTSSDKGYLSHDDRKQLLGKVGVTLTPLRPAGTAEIDGERIDVVTEGSYLDSQTKIQVYKVDSGRVVVRSFIEPKEDVTE
- the floA gene encoding flotillin-like protein FloA (flotillin-like protein involved in membrane lipid rafts), with protein sequence MTPELLTTLLISGGGLIALAVFFTFVPVGLWISSFAAGVHVSIFTLVGMRLRRVVPSKIVNPLIKAVKAGIGLNTNQLESHFLAGGNVDRVVNALIAAHRANIELSFERAAAIDLAGRNVLEAVQMSVNPKVIETPFIAGVAMDGIEVKAKARITVRANIDRLVGGAGEETIIARVGEGVVSTIGSQHNHKHVLENPDMISRTVLTKGLDSGTAFEILSIDIADIDIGKNIGAVLQTDQAEADKKIAQAKAEERRAMAIAREQEMKSSVEEMRAKVVAAEAEVPLAMADALRHGKLGVMDYVNYLNVQADTEMRKAIGHPVESDKE
- a CDS encoding PhoH family protein, translating into MTDKIPFVMEHANEAQALLGPKDEVFQAIEAELAVALTPRGEELIIQADTADTLELTKAVIKTLQQLVKKGARLNESDAISVIQHIKVGKGDELLEHYERVVFTTNKGKPIRAKTVGQSRYVRAIEKRDLVFGIGPAGTGKTYLAVVLAARALKEGQVKRIILTRPAVEAGENLGFLPGDLKEKVDPYLRPLYDALFDVYGVEQTNRLLERGTIEVAPLAYMRGRTLEDAFVILDEAQNTTKEQMKMFLTRLGFGSKMVVTGDLTQVDLPKGKASGLQEALHLLEGVDGIHFEHFTSSDVVRHPLVKKIINAYSTELT